CAGTGCCACCGGATCATCGGCGCCGTCGAAGCGGAACTCCTCAAGAGCCGCAAGGCCCCGGCGGGCTGGGAGTTCGTCGGCACCTGCCCCGCCATGCGCGATGTTTTTTCCATGATCACCAAGGTGGCGACAACCGATCTGAGCGTGCTCATTCTCGGCGAAAGCGGCACGGGCAAGGAGTTGACCGCCAAGGCCATCCACGAGCGAAGCGCGCGCAAACAGGCGCCCTTTGTGCCCTTCAACTGCGCCGCCATTCCCGAGGGCCTGCTCGAAGCCGAGCTGTTCGGCTACCAGCGCGGCTCCTTCACCGGCGCCGCGGAGACCAAGAAAGGCAAGTTCGAACTCGCCGATGGCGGCACCATCTTCCTCGACGAAATCGGCGATCTCTCGCCGCCCCTGCAAGCCAAACTGCTGCGCTTTTTGGAGGACCGCATCGTCGAGCGCATCGGCGCCAAGAAAGGCAAGCGGGTGGACGTGCGCATCATCGCCGCCACCAATTGCGACATTCATCGACGCATGGAAGAGGAGAGCTTTCGCGAGGACCTTTTCTTTCGCCTCAATGCCTTCTGCATCAAGCTGCCGCCCCTGCGCGAGCGCGGCGAGGACAAGGTGGTGCTGGCCCGCTTTTTCCTCAACCGAATCTGCCAGGATGGGCGCTTTCCCGTGCGCGGCCTCTCCGAGCAGGCCGTCGAGGCGATTCGCCGTTATGAGTGGCCGGGCAATGTGCGCGAAATGATCAACAAGATGCGTCGGGCCGCGGTCATGGCTGCGGGCGATTTGATCCAACCGGCCGATCTTGAGTTGGAGACGTCAGCGCCCGTCCCGGCAACGACCAACCTGCGCCGGCAGGTCAGCAAATCCAAAAAAGACCTCGTCCTCGCCGCCCTGCGCGACAACGATTACGTCATCGCCCGTACCGCCCGCGCCCTGGGCATCAGCCGTCCGAGCCTTTACAGCATCATGAAGAAATTCAACATCGAACACTGACCTTCCCGACCATCCCCTGTCATTTTTTCCTTACGCCCAACTCCTGTCATTTGTGGGGGTTAGCCCGCTGGTGTAAAGCGCCTGTAAAGAAAAACTGTATACACTTTCTTTCGCCCCCTTTCGCCAAAAACCTCTAAACAACTGAAATCAAAGAACTTATTCCTTGGCACACGCCTTGCTCTTTTCATCAGACATCGCGTCGGCGACGCAGGAAAGGAGGAAGAGCAGGCAGGCCGTCGAGGTTTCGGGTTCGCCATGCCGCCGGCAGCGCAAATCGCCAGAGGTGGAGAGTCCAGGCAAAATCCTCGGGCTCCTGGAACGATGTCGCTGCGTCAATCAGGCCGGCGGGCGGACATGAAGAAAACGGACCCGAACCATCAAAAAACCGGCCGGCGCCCCGCGGTCACAGGCGCGACATCCAATAACCTTGGCAGATTCCGCACCCAGTCGCGGCACGCCGCCCATTCACCGACGGAAGAACCCGCGATCATTCTATGGGATGAGATCGAGGGGACAACCGGCGGTGCCGTGCATTTTTCAGACGGCACCCCTTTATCGCGAAAGTTTCCCATAAGGAGGTGATGCGCGACAGCTACAAGCAGCAGGAGAACACCCATGGATTGTCGTGAGATCAGGGTATTGGTCAATGCGCTCGTGCAAAAAAATCATCTAAAAACCAAGGGGGATCCATTATGAGGAAACATCTGCTTGCCCTTTTGTCCATCCTGGCGCTCGTCGCCGCGCTGAGTCTGCCGGCATTTGCGCAAGATCCCGAAAACATCGCCCACGATAATGCCGACTCGGCCATCGCTCAGGACAATGCATCCGCGGAAAACACGCAAATCGACGTGGCCGTGACCGATTCCCTCAACGGCAACGATTTGAGCAACAATTCCGTCAACACCGCCGATTCCAACAACACGACCGACAACAGCGCCAATGCCGCTGATTCCTTCAACACAACCGACAACAGCGACAACAGCCTCAATACCGCCGATTCCTTCAACGCCACCGACAACAGCGACAACAGCGCCAACGCCGCGGATTCCTTCAACACGACCGACAACAGCGACAACAGCCTCAATACCGCCGATTCCTTCAACACGACCGACAACAGCGTGAACACCACCGACTCCAACAACACGACCGACAACAGCCTCAACACTGCGGATTCCTTCAACACGACCGACAACAGCGACAACAGCCTCAACACCGCGGATTCCTTCAACACGACCGACAACAGCGACAACAGCGCCAACGCCACCGATTCTTTCAACGCCACGGATAACAGCGACAACAGCAACACAACCACCGCATCCGACAACGCTGGAAATAGCGGGCTGATCGTGTCCGACTCCGGTAACGGCAATGACCTTAGCGACAACAGCGTCAATACCGCGGATTCCAACAACACGACCAATACCGACAACAGCGTCAGCCAAAGCGATTTCAACAACGACAACAGCGTCAACACGGACGATAACAGTGTCAACACCAACACGACCGTCGATGTTCAGGTGAGCGACGTGCCCGTGACCGTCGACAATGACGGCTCCAACATTGCCCAGTACGGCAGCACGGCCAACGCCAATTCGAACAATGACAACAGCGACAACAGCGTCAACGACTCTAACAACGTCGTCGATTCCAACAAAGATTTCAGCAACAACAGCGTCAATACTTCTGATTCCAACAACGACAACAGCGACAACAGCGACAACAGCGTGAACACTGCCGACTCCAACAACGACAACAGCGTCAACACCGCCGATTCCAACAACGACAACAGCAACAACAGCGTCAACAATTCCAACAACGACAACAGCGTCAGCACCGCCGATTCCAACAACGACAACAGCGACAACAGCACCGACAATTCCAACAACAACAATTCCGTGGTCGAAGCAACCCTGAGCCAGGTGGCCGCCATGACCGACTCGGCCATGACCTTCACGGCCGCCACGGGCGGCGACGGCGACAACGCGCTCAGCATCGTCAACAGCATTCAGCTCGACAACACCGCCAACGGCTTTGCCGGCATCAACAGCATGAACATGAGCAGCGGCTACTTCAACAACGCCGCCAGCCAGACCACCTTCGGCTTCACGCTCAGCGGCACCGGCAGTCTCGCCAGTCCGTAAAGCGTCGACTTGCTGATATCGGGCAAGGGGGAGCCACCTCCCCTTTGCCCTCTGCTTTGACGAAACCCAGGGGAAATGACCGATGAAGTCCGTGCCGTTCCTCATCTTGGCGAGTCTGCTCAGCCTGCTCATCGCAGCGCTCGGTTCACACTTGACCGCGGCCTGGGGGGCGCCGGTGGACATCCGCCTCGGCAACGCCACGGTCAGCCGCGAAGTCAAATCGCTGCGCGATCTCAAATACGCCAACATCGTGCGCCAGACCAAGGATTTCAGCTGCGGCGCGGCCTCCCTGGCCACGATCCTGTCTCATTATTTCGGCATGCCGACCAGCGAGGAGGAAATTCTCGAAACCCTTTTCCGCAAGGCCGATCGCGCGACCATCAAGCGGGTCCGGGAGCAGGGCATTTCCTTGCTGGATCTGAAGCTTTATGCCGAATCCCGCGGACTGGTGGGCAAGGGCTTGCGCATGGAACCGGCGCGGCTCGACACCCTCGACCGGCCGGCCATCGTGCTCATCAACCTGCACGGCTACAGCCATTTCGTCGTCATCCGCGGGGTCGAGGGGGGCAAGGTCTACCTGGCGGATCCGGCACGCGGGCACTGGTTTCGGACGCTGGAGGAATTCGGACAACTGTGGAACGGCATTCTGCTCGCCTTCATGCGCGGCGACGGCGAGCGCGTCACCGCGCACGATCTGGAAATCAAGCCTTTCTGGTCGCGCGGCCTGACCGAGCTGCTGCCGGCGGATCTGCTCAGCTTGCAATTTGTGCGCGGCGCCAACGAGTTCTGAAGGGTTGGTTCCGCAAGGGAGAGAGCCATGACCAAGGGATGGGGCATCAGGAGGTGGTTGTTCGCGGCAATGCTGCTGCTGTGGATTCCCGGGCCGGGCTGGGGCGCGGATGTCCTCGGCATGAGCGGCGAGACCCTGAGCGAAGAGGAAATGGCCGGCGCACACGGGGGCTTTAATCTGCCCAATGGGGATTTTCTTTACTTCTCCATGGATTTCATGCGGGTCAACCTGCTTTCCCACCAGCAACCCGGCGGAGGCGAGACAAGCGGCTTCGTCAACGCCCTGCGGCAGGAGGCGGTCATCGGCAAGGACGGCAGCATCCAACTCAATCTCGACATTCTCCAGGCCGGACAAGGGGGCGAGGCGTCCGCCGGACCTGCTTCCGCCGTGCCGCAGCAGATCAACAACGTGCTGCTCAACAACGCCTTCACCGATTTCCAGGGGCTGGCCAACGCCAACATCATCACCGGCAACTACAACGTCGGCTCCATCGTCAACATCATCAACCTGAAATTGGGCTTCTTCAGCAACCAGAACTTCGGCGGGGCGGAAGTGCGGGATTTCTTCTCCTATTGAGACAACTCTTACTCGAGCCTCTTGGCGGCCACGATGTCCAGTCGTGGCATTTTTTTGCGCGTGAACGAGAAACCATCGGCTCACGGCTTTCAATCCGCTTTGGATCGACTATACCTTGGGCGGGATTTTCGAAGTAACGCGATCTGCGGTGCCGAAAATTTTTTTATTTTTGGAGGGCTTTATGCGCGGCGTGATCGGTTGGATCGGGGTGGTCGTCTGTCTGCACCTGACCTTGTTGCCCGTCTGGGCCCAGACCGAGGGTGGCGTTTCGGAAACCAGCCTCATCGCCGACACTGGCGGTTCCTGGGCGGGGCGCAGAAGCCTGATCGTCGAACCCGGCCTGCAATACACCCACAACTCCTCCAACCGCATCGACCTGACCGGCCTCACCCTGCCGGGCCTGGTCATTGGGCTGATCCAGGTCGAAAAGGTCCGACGCGACATCCTCACCCCGTCCATCGCCATGCGCTTCGGCGTCAGCGATTTCTTCCAGGTCAACCTCAAGGTGCCCTACCTGTTCCGCAGCGACAAATTCTCCCTCACTCCCGCCGACCAGGGCATTGCGAGCCGTCAGGAAACCGTGGAAGACCACGCCCTGGGCGACATTGAGGGCGGCATTCTGTTGCATCTGCTCAAAGCCGATGCCACTCGGCCCCAAATCATCGGCGGCCTCAAGGTCAAATCGCGCACCGGCCGCGATCCCTACGGCCTGCCCACCATGCCGGCCACGCCCGGCAAACGGGTCCCCACGGAACTGCCCACGGGCACCGGCCACTGGGGGATCGAGCCCTACCTGACCCTGATCAAGGTCAGCGATCCGGCGGTGCTGTTCGCCAATCTCGGCTATTTCTATCACATGGAACGCAGCATCGACGGTCTCGGCAAAGTCGACCCGAGCGACAGCATCAACCTGAGCTTCGGCGTCGGTTTTGCCCTCAACGACAAGCTCGCCCTGAGCAGCGCCTACGAGCAGAAAATCTATACCCGCGCCAAGGTGGACGGCAACCGGATCGCGGAAACCGATCCGGTGGTGGGCACCCTGCTGCTGGGCGCCACCTATGCCGTTTCCGAACGCACGGCGCTCAACCTCACGGTGGGCGTCGGCGTCACCGAGGATTCCCCCGATGTCCAGGTGAGCATCAACCTGCCCATCCGCTTCAGCTTTTAAGAGGTTCAAGGCCACCCTAAAGTCATCGCCATTTTCGGCGCGGTCGTGATAAAGTCACCCTCATTGACTTTCAGCACGGATGCGCATGCCATGACCGCCGCCCCTCGCCCTCGCGAAATCGCCTGCCAGCAGGTTCTGCTCGACGACTCCTCGGTGTTTTCCGTGCAATGGCTGGATTTGCCGCGTCATCTGGCCGAGAACCTCACCCCCGTCTTTCTTCTGGAGCGCTACCTTGCGCACCTGCGCCGGTTCACCCTCGGACTGGTGCGTCCGCGACGAGATGGCGAAAGAATCAGGTTTTGCCTGCTGGAGACGTCCCTGGCGTTGCTCGAATTCAGCCCGCCCCGCTATGATGACAACAATGAAACGCGCGGCCTGACCCTGGAAATTTGCGGCGGGTTTCTCGTGCAGCCGGCCCTGTGCGACCGAGGCCGGCTGGAGTTGGCGACGGAGGACCTGGGTGAAGCCATCCGCGTCAGGTTGCAGCTTTCCGATTTCTGCCCCTTGCTGCTGGGCAGTTCTCGGCCTTCTCTCGCGCGGCGCTGGTTTTACCGCCTGACCCAGGCGGCGATTCACAAGGTGGTGACGGTACGTTTCCTGCTTCGTCTGTATCGAGAGCTCGCGGGCCCGACGGCCTGCGTCAAGGTGGTCCCGGTGAGGGTGCGCGAGGGACGGCCCACCTGAGCAGAAATCCGCGACGACAATGTGAACGAGGACGATGACGGCGAGACTGAGCAAACGCGGCCGCCTGCTGGCGGTGGGAGACATTCACGGCTGCCTGGAGCAGTTGCGCTCGCTCATGGCGCGCGTCGCACCGACGCCCAACGATCAGGTGGTGTTTCTCGGCGACTACGTCGATCGAGGCCCCGACTCGCGGGGCGTGCTGGACTTTCTCTGTGATTTCGCCCGGCGCTTTCCGCGCAGTGTTTTTCTCAAGGGCAACCACGAGGCGATGTTCCTCGATTTTCTCCACGGCCGCGACCGTCTGAGCTTTCTGGCCAACGGCGGCCAGGCCACCCTGGAGAGTTACGGCGGCGCCGAGATCCCCGACGACCATCTGCGTTTTCTCGACAACCTTCAGCTGTATCACGAAACCCCTGCGTTCATCTTCGTGCACGCCGGGATGCGACCCGGCCTGCCGCCCTCCCAGCAGAGCGAGGAAGATCTGCTGTGGATTCGCAACGAATTTCTCAACAGCGGCTACAGCTGGGGCAAGACCCTGGTGTTCGGCCACACGCCGCAGAAAAACGGGCCCTTGCTCCTCAAGGAACGCATGGGTCTCGATACGGGCGCCGTCTATGGTCGCACCCTGACCTGCTGCGACGTGGAAACCGGCCGCTGCTGGTCGGTTCCCGCCGCCGAACCCAAGCGTAAAAGGTTTTTATTGTTCTGAAAAAAAAGCAAAACC
This region of Geoalkalibacter sp. genomic DNA includes:
- a CDS encoding metallophosphoesterase family protein, encoding MTARLSKRGRLLAVGDIHGCLEQLRSLMARVAPTPNDQVVFLGDYVDRGPDSRGVLDFLCDFARRFPRSVFLKGNHEAMFLDFLHGRDRLSFLANGGQATLESYGGAEIPDDHLRFLDNLQLYHETPAFIFVHAGMRPGLPPSQQSEEDLLWIRNEFLNSGYSWGKTLVFGHTPQKNGPLLLKERMGLDTGAVYGRTLTCCDVETGRCWSVPAAEPKRKRFLLF
- a CDS encoding beta strand repeat-containing protein, which translates into the protein MRKHLLALLSILALVAALSLPAFAQDPENIAHDNADSAIAQDNASAENTQIDVAVTDSLNGNDLSNNSVNTADSNNTTDNSANAADSFNTTDNSDNSLNTADSFNATDNSDNSANAADSFNTTDNSDNSLNTADSFNTTDNSVNTTDSNNTTDNSLNTADSFNTTDNSDNSLNTADSFNTTDNSDNSANATDSFNATDNSDNSNTTTASDNAGNSGLIVSDSGNGNDLSDNSVNTADSNNTTNTDNSVSQSDFNNDNSVNTDDNSVNTNTTVDVQVSDVPVTVDNDGSNIAQYGSTANANSNNDNSDNSVNDSNNVVDSNKDFSNNSVNTSDSNNDNSDNSDNSVNTADSNNDNSVNTADSNNDNSNNSVNNSNNDNSVSTADSNNDNSDNSTDNSNNNNSVVEATLSQVAAMTDSAMTFTAATGGDGDNALSIVNSIQLDNTANGFAGINSMNMSSGYFNNAASQTTFGFTLSGTGSLASP
- a CDS encoding sigma 54-interacting transcriptional regulator; translation: MARLDVRVKTGLRAKAVYATERETREDAVTIRELSLAGAVIEPLGGRPRDFFTLRAQLPPFGEVELLGDVVRMDGGHAAAVRLFYSDRQTSSTLWRYIHSHLQPGTECPYCGQERPADALHCRHCGYYLEFNDQSYLDEHLRETLGARIQNRVKSLPAQQCHRIIGAVEAELLKSRKAPAGWEFVGTCPAMRDVFSMITKVATTDLSVLILGESGTGKELTAKAIHERSARKQAPFVPFNCAAIPEGLLEAELFGYQRGSFTGAAETKKGKFELADGGTIFLDEIGDLSPPLQAKLLRFLEDRIVERIGAKKGKRVDVRIIAATNCDIHRRMEEESFREDLFFRLNAFCIKLPPLRERGEDKVVLARFFLNRICQDGRFPVRGLSEQAVEAIRRYEWPGNVREMINKMRRAAVMAAGDLIQPADLELETSAPVPATTNLRRQVSKSKKDLVLAALRDNDYVIARTARALGISRPSLYSIMKKFNIEH
- a CDS encoding transporter produces the protein MRGVIGWIGVVVCLHLTLLPVWAQTEGGVSETSLIADTGGSWAGRRSLIVEPGLQYTHNSSNRIDLTGLTLPGLVIGLIQVEKVRRDILTPSIAMRFGVSDFFQVNLKVPYLFRSDKFSLTPADQGIASRQETVEDHALGDIEGGILLHLLKADATRPQIIGGLKVKSRTGRDPYGLPTMPATPGKRVPTELPTGTGHWGIEPYLTLIKVSDPAVLFANLGYFYHMERSIDGLGKVDPSDSINLSFGVGFALNDKLALSSAYEQKIYTRAKVDGNRIAETDPVVGTLLLGATYAVSERTALNLTVGVGVTEDSPDVQVSINLPIRFSF
- a CDS encoding C39 family peptidase — translated: MKSVPFLILASLLSLLIAALGSHLTAAWGAPVDIRLGNATVSREVKSLRDLKYANIVRQTKDFSCGAASLATILSHYFGMPTSEEEILETLFRKADRATIKRVREQGISLLDLKLYAESRGLVGKGLRMEPARLDTLDRPAIVLINLHGYSHFVVIRGVEGGKVYLADPARGHWFRTLEEFGQLWNGILLAFMRGDGERVTAHDLEIKPFWSRGLTELLPADLLSLQFVRGANEF